In one Blastococcus sp. Marseille-P5729 genomic region, the following are encoded:
- the fumC gene encoding class II fumarate hydratase — translation MTTRIETDSMGQIEVDADRYWGAQTQRSLHNFDIGRDSFVWGRPIVRALGILKKSAALANGELGELPSDVASLIAQAADEVIDGRLDAEFPLVVFQTGSGTQSNMNANEVISNRAIEIAGGELGSKKPVHPNDHVNRGQSSNDTFPTAMHIAVVLEMRERLYESVQKLRDTLDAKAGEYADVVKVGRTHLQDATPITLGQEIGGWVAQLDHAMDDVRHAEQGLHRLAIGGTAVGTGLNAHPDFGVRAAGYMASETGVEFSSAENKFAALAAHDELVAVSATLRTLAGALMKMANDVRWLASGPRNGIGELLIPENEPGSSIMPGKVNPTQCEAMTMVCTRVFGNDATVAFAGTQGNFELNVYKPVMAHAVLESIRLIADACVSFNDHCAVGIEPNRERIDANLATNLMQVTALNPHIGYDNAAAIAKKAHKDGTSLREAALELGHVTEEQFDEWVVPMDMTHS, via the coding sequence ATGACTACGCGCATCGAGACCGACAGCATGGGCCAGATCGAAGTCGACGCCGACCGGTACTGGGGAGCCCAGACGCAGCGCAGCCTGCACAACTTCGACATCGGACGCGACAGCTTCGTGTGGGGCCGGCCGATCGTGCGCGCCCTCGGCATCCTGAAGAAGTCAGCCGCGCTGGCCAACGGCGAGCTCGGCGAGCTGCCCTCCGACGTCGCGTCGCTGATCGCGCAGGCCGCCGACGAGGTGATCGACGGGAGGTTGGACGCGGAGTTCCCGCTCGTGGTGTTCCAGACCGGCAGCGGCACGCAGAGCAACATGAACGCCAACGAGGTCATCTCCAACCGCGCGATCGAGATCGCCGGCGGGGAGCTCGGCTCGAAGAAGCCCGTGCACCCCAACGACCACGTCAATCGCGGACAGTCCAGCAACGACACCTTCCCGACCGCGATGCACATCGCCGTCGTCCTCGAGATGCGTGAGCGGCTGTATGAGTCGGTGCAGAAGCTGCGCGACACCCTCGATGCCAAGGCCGGCGAGTACGCCGACGTCGTCAAGGTCGGCCGCACCCACCTGCAGGACGCCACCCCGATCACGCTGGGCCAGGAGATCGGTGGCTGGGTCGCCCAGCTCGACCATGCGATGGACGACGTCCGCCACGCCGAGCAGGGGCTGCATCGGCTCGCGATCGGTGGGACGGCGGTCGGCACCGGGTTGAACGCGCACCCCGACTTCGGCGTACGTGCCGCGGGCTACATGGCCAGCGAGACCGGTGTCGAGTTCAGCTCGGCCGAGAACAAGTTCGCCGCGCTCGCCGCTCATGACGAGCTCGTCGCGGTCAGCGCCACCCTGCGCACGCTCGCCGGCGCCCTGATGAAGATGGCGAACGACGTCCGGTGGCTGGCCTCGGGGCCGCGCAACGGGATCGGCGAGCTGCTGATCCCCGAGAACGAGCCCGGCTCGAGCATCATGCCCGGCAAGGTCAACCCGACCCAGTGCGAGGCGATGACCATGGTGTGCACGCGGGTGTTCGGCAACGACGCCACCGTCGCCTTCGCCGGCACCCAAGGAAACTTCGAGCTGAACGTTTACAAGCCGGTCATGGCGCACGCGGTGCTCGAGTCGATCCGGCTCATCGCCGATGCGTGCGTGTCCTTCAACGACCACTGCGCCGTGGGCATCGAGCCAAACCGCGAGCGGATCGATGCGAACCTGGCGACGAATCTCATGCAGGTGACTGCGCTCAACCCGCACATCGGCTATGACAACGCGGCGGCGATCGCGAAGAAGGCGCACAAGGACGGCACCTCACTGCGTGAGGCGGCGCTGGAGCTCGGGCACGTCACTGAGGAGCAGTTCGACGAGTGGGTCGTGCCGATGGACATGACGCACTCTTGA
- a CDS encoding PadR family transcriptional regulator: MKVTHSLVLVAVAILEMACEGDGRLWGYALSKRSGVRSGVLYPQLDRMMGEGWLEDHWEERTQDQKRPARRYYTLTDAGRNNLGAMVRAAAREQRFAGMSRQWGYA, encoded by the coding sequence ATGAAGGTCACTCATTCACTCGTCCTCGTCGCCGTGGCCATCCTGGAGATGGCCTGTGAGGGCGACGGGCGTCTTTGGGGTTACGCATTATCGAAGCGGTCTGGCGTTCGGTCCGGAGTCTTGTATCCACAGCTTGACCGGATGATGGGTGAGGGCTGGCTTGAGGATCACTGGGAGGAGCGCACCCAAGACCAGAAGCGCCCAGCACGCCGCTACTACACGCTGACCGACGCAGGGCGGAACAACCTCGGTGCAATGGTGCGAGCCGCGGCGAGGGAGCAACGATTCGCGGGCATGAGCAGGCAGTGGGGCTACGCATGA
- a CDS encoding acyl-CoA dehydrogenase family protein, which translates to MPQFTAEHDAFRQMVRSFVAKELTPYADEWEKAGTFPAHEVFKKAGDLGILGIEYDPAYGGMGADHLYTMIAVEEINRMPCGGVPMALGVQMMMATPSLHKYGSHELKEKYLAPAIAGDMVTSIAVTEPDAGSDVASLRTKAVKDGDDWVINGSKMYITNGTQSDWLCLLARTSDEGGYRGMSQIVVERNSPGLTVEKKLDKYGMHSSDTALLAFNDVRVPISNTIGTEGRGFQQQMEQFVVERMFATYGKADSMQRALDRTAEYLKERKVNGKPLIANHYISYKLAELSAQVELIRTHGYAMADKFMAGEDTTRDATISKLLGARLAREVADWCLQFHGGMGYMEDFWVARMVRDTRLGSIGGGSDETMLQVLARIDGFTP; encoded by the coding sequence ATGCCGCAGTTCACCGCCGAGCACGACGCGTTTCGCCAGATGGTCCGCAGCTTCGTCGCCAAGGAGCTCACGCCGTACGCCGACGAGTGGGAGAAGGCCGGGACTTTTCCGGCCCACGAGGTCTTCAAGAAGGCGGGCGATCTCGGGATCCTCGGCATCGAGTACGACCCGGCGTACGGCGGGATGGGCGCGGACCATCTCTACACGATGATCGCCGTGGAGGAGATCAACCGGATGCCCTGCGGCGGCGTCCCGATGGCCCTCGGCGTCCAGATGATGATGGCCACGCCGTCGCTGCACAAGTACGGATCGCACGAGCTCAAGGAGAAGTACCTCGCGCCCGCGATCGCCGGCGACATGGTCACCTCGATCGCCGTCACCGAGCCGGACGCCGGTTCGGACGTAGCGTCGCTGCGCACCAAGGCGGTCAAGGACGGCGATGACTGGGTCATCAACGGCTCGAAGATGTACATCACCAACGGCACCCAGTCCGACTGGCTGTGCCTGCTGGCGCGGACGTCGGACGAGGGCGGCTACCGCGGCATGTCGCAGATCGTCGTCGAGCGCAACAGCCCCGGCCTGACCGTGGAGAAGAAGCTGGACAAGTACGGCATGCACTCGTCCGACACGGCGCTGCTGGCCTTCAACGACGTGCGGGTGCCGATCTCGAACACGATCGGGACGGAGGGTCGGGGCTTCCAGCAGCAGATGGAGCAGTTCGTCGTCGAGCGGATGTTCGCCACGTACGGCAAGGCCGACTCGATGCAGCGCGCGCTGGACCGCACCGCTGAGTACCTCAAGGAGCGCAAGGTCAACGGCAAGCCGCTGATCGCCAACCACTACATCTCGTACAAGCTCGCCGAGCTGTCGGCCCAGGTCGAGCTGATCCGCACCCATGGGTACGCGATGGCCGACAAGTTCATGGCCGGTGAGGACACCACCCGCGACGCCACGATCTCCAAGCTGCTGGGTGCTCGCCTGGCCCGCGAGGTCGCGGACTGGTGCCTGCAGTTCCATGGCGGCATGGGCTACATGGAGGACTTCTGGGTGGCTCGGATGGTCCGGGACACCCGCCTGGGCTCGATCGGGGGCGGCAGCGACGAGACGATGCTGCAGGTCCTCGCCCGCATCGACGGCTTCACCCCCTAA
- a CDS encoding long-chain fatty acid--CoA ligase has translation MDNGIGRWTYKHAITNPNRIALQYGDREITYAELNERSNRLADALAERGVERGDRVCILSTNSAQFLEAMFAVAKLGAIFVPINFRLAGPEIAYVLGNARPKVLFYSGNMQPSVDAALKQDEVEQPKLIAIEADVLPDNAESFEEVVASGAPENNERDVEKSDVAMIMYTSGTTGFPKGAMLTHGNIEANNVNIMAMADGISKYDTTVTPAPLFHIGGLAVHTLPLLFLGGKTVVLPAFDPAGTLKAMADTKTTVQFLVPAMWAAMTQVPDFDSYDVSSMRYAISGGAPCPIPVIEFFQNKGWDFIEGFGMTETCAGALGLNREDVVDHAGSVGQPALLTEARVVDEIGEDVAVGTVGELVLRGPNIFIGYWEMEDATRDAIRDGWFHTGDMARVDEDGFHTLVDRKKDMIISGGENVYPIEVEQALHRQPSIADVAVIGVPDERWGETVKAVVVPAPGQQIDADEVIAFSRENLAHFKCPTSVEVIDELPRNATGKILKRTLREQFTGHGETVTR, from the coding sequence ATGGACAACGGAATCGGCCGCTGGACGTACAAGCACGCCATCACCAACCCCAACCGCATCGCCCTGCAGTACGGCGATCGCGAGATCACGTACGCCGAGCTCAACGAGCGCTCCAACCGGCTGGCGGATGCACTCGCTGAGCGCGGGGTCGAACGGGGCGACCGCGTCTGCATCCTGTCGACCAACAGCGCGCAGTTCCTCGAGGCGATGTTCGCGGTCGCGAAGCTCGGCGCCATCTTCGTGCCGATCAACTTTCGCCTCGCCGGCCCCGAGATCGCTTATGTGCTTGGGAATGCGCGTCCGAAGGTGCTTTTCTACAGCGGCAACATGCAGCCCAGCGTCGACGCGGCGCTGAAGCAGGACGAGGTCGAGCAACCGAAGCTGATCGCGATCGAGGCGGACGTCCTCCCCGACAACGCCGAGTCGTTCGAGGAGGTCGTTGCTAGCGGCGCGCCCGAGAACAACGAGCGGGACGTCGAGAAGTCCGACGTCGCCATGATCATGTACACCTCCGGGACGACGGGATTCCCGAAGGGCGCGATGCTCACGCACGGCAACATCGAGGCCAACAACGTCAACATCATGGCGATGGCCGACGGCATCTCGAAGTACGACACGACGGTCACTCCGGCGCCGCTGTTCCACATCGGCGGCCTGGCCGTGCACACGTTGCCGCTGCTGTTCCTCGGCGGCAAGACCGTCGTCCTGCCGGCTTTCGACCCGGCCGGCACGCTCAAGGCGATGGCCGATACGAAGACCACCGTGCAGTTCCTGGTCCCGGCCATGTGGGCGGCGATGACGCAGGTGCCGGACTTCGACTCGTACGACGTATCGAGCATGCGCTATGCGATCTCCGGCGGTGCGCCGTGCCCGATCCCCGTGATCGAGTTCTTCCAGAACAAGGGCTGGGACTTCATCGAGGGCTTCGGGATGACCGAGACCTGCGCCGGCGCGCTCGGCCTGAACCGCGAGGACGTCGTCGATCACGCCGGCTCGGTGGGTCAGCCGGCGTTGCTGACCGAGGCGCGGGTCGTGGACGAGATCGGCGAGGACGTCGCGGTCGGCACCGTGGGCGAGCTGGTGCTGCGCGGTCCGAACATCTTCATCGGTTACTGGGAGATGGAGGACGCCACTCGCGACGCGATCCGGGACGGCTGGTTCCACACCGGTGACATGGCGCGCGTCGACGAGGACGGCTTCCACACCCTCGTCGACCGCAAGAAGGACATGATCATCAGCGGCGGCGAGAACGTCTACCCGATCGAGGTCGAGCAGGCGCTGCATCGACAGCCGTCAATTGCTGATGTCGCGGTGATCGGCGTCCCGGACGAGAGGTGGGGTGAGACGGTCAAGGCGGTCGTCGTCCCTGCGCCGGGCCAGCAGATCGATGCGGACGAGGTCATCGCGTTCTCGCGGGAGAACCTCGCGCACTTCAAGTGCCCGACCAGCGTCGAGGTGATCGACGAGCTGCCGCGCAACGCGACCGGCAAGATCCTCAAGCGCACCTTGCGCGAGCAGTTCACCGGCCACGGCGAGACCGTCACCCGCTAG
- a CDS encoding zeta toxin family protein: protein MTFPTDDRPLSTAEIDDLYRRHVSPMVFRRATAVRRPMAVFVGAQPGAGKSSILTRLRGRFRGNVALISGDDFRQFHPAYARLRDTDPVAMPNVTQTFSGPAVERAIGEARDRQVNVIIEGTYRDPATTFRTMQLYADAGYRTELVTVSTSIYASQIAAQQRYLDAVREGYDARWTPRSALRRGYDESAAILTAAMAVAACHVISVVDRDSVELARVARDAEGLWPAGANPEAVCREHREQTQPNADDYTEQVAGLSALAAELDIHEPEFERSLQQLADDAQGLVAHEATEGADAPEETFTDRLDRVIEEVRSTTVYARDDDADVLDETQDVFEDYRHQEREQDRGPRHR from the coding sequence ATGACGTTCCCAACCGATGATCGACCGCTGTCGACCGCTGAGATCGACGACCTCTACCGCCGGCATGTCAGCCCGATGGTGTTCCGCCGCGCGACAGCGGTCAGGCGGCCTATGGCGGTGTTCGTCGGCGCTCAGCCTGGTGCGGGTAAGAGCAGCATTCTCACTCGCCTGCGAGGTCGCTTCCGAGGCAACGTCGCACTCATCAGCGGCGACGACTTCCGCCAGTTCCACCCGGCCTATGCACGTCTGCGCGACACCGACCCGGTCGCGATGCCGAACGTCACGCAGACCTTCAGCGGGCCGGCCGTCGAACGCGCGATTGGCGAGGCCCGCGATCGGCAGGTCAACGTGATCATCGAAGGGACGTACCGAGATCCGGCAACGACCTTCCGCACCATGCAGCTGTATGCCGATGCGGGTTATCGCACCGAGCTCGTCACCGTCTCGACATCGATTTACGCCTCACAGATCGCGGCACAGCAGCGTTACCTCGACGCCGTCCGTGAGGGGTATGACGCGCGCTGGACACCGCGATCGGCGTTGCGTCGCGGGTATGACGAGTCCGCCGCGATCCTGACCGCAGCGATGGCGGTGGCGGCATGCCACGTCATCTCAGTCGTTGACCGAGACTCCGTCGAGCTGGCACGCGTTGCGCGTGATGCGGAGGGCCTCTGGCCCGCCGGCGCGAATCCCGAAGCCGTCTGTCGCGAACACCGCGAGCAGACCCAGCCGAACGCCGACGACTACACCGAGCAGGTTGCCGGCCTCAGCGCGCTGGCGGCCGAGCTGGACATTCACGAACCCGAGTTCGAGCGCTCCTTGCAGCAGCTGGCCGACGACGCTCAGGGCCTTGTCGCACATGAGGCAACCGAAGGCGCCGACGCGCCCGAGGAGACGTTCACCGACCGACTCGATCGGGTCATCGAGGAGGTCCGATCGACGACCGTCTACGCGCGCGATGATGACGCCGACGTGCTCGACGAGACGCAGGACGTCTTCGAGGACTACCGACACCAGGAACGCGAGCAGGACCGCGGCCCGAGGCACCGCTAG
- a CDS encoding IS481 family transposase: MTHRNAPLTIEGRRRLIERCKTRPISHVAAEMGISRACASKWVNRWRKHGEVGLQDRSSTPQRQPTATQPDVVQQVETWRREHKWPASRIAFEINETGTSISRRTVTRLLAQLGLNRRKLIDPDGDTNRAPRVIVAKRPGHMVHVDVKKVGRLPDAGGWRAHGRGSDQARAAARSRTTTGRRGYVYLHSAVDGHTRMAYTEPLADEKAVTAIAFMHRARIWFAAHGITHIEKIVTDNGACYRADAFTRALLGAKHKRTKPYTPKHNGKVERYNRIIAEELLYARTWSSEAERSAAVAVWNIHFNYHRPHGAASGRPPASLAPAAVTNVMASYN, encoded by the coding sequence GTGACCCACCGCAACGCACCCTTGACCATCGAAGGGCGTCGCCGCCTGATCGAGCGCTGCAAGACCCGCCCCATCTCCCACGTCGCAGCCGAAATGGGAATCTCCCGGGCGTGCGCATCGAAATGGGTCAACCGCTGGCGGAAACACGGCGAGGTCGGCCTGCAGGACCGATCCTCCACACCGCAACGACAACCGACCGCCACGCAGCCTGATGTGGTCCAACAGGTTGAGACGTGGCGGCGAGAGCACAAGTGGCCGGCATCACGAATTGCTTTTGAAATCAATGAAACTGGCACCTCGATCAGCCGACGAACCGTCACCCGGCTGCTGGCGCAGCTCGGATTGAACCGGCGCAAGCTCATCGACCCTGATGGCGACACCAACCGCGCGCCCCGCGTGATCGTCGCGAAGCGCCCTGGACACATGGTGCACGTGGACGTGAAGAAGGTCGGGCGCCTCCCCGACGCCGGCGGCTGGCGCGCTCATGGGCGAGGCTCGGACCAAGCCCGCGCTGCGGCACGATCAAGAACCACGACCGGCAGACGCGGATACGTCTACCTGCACTCCGCCGTCGACGGTCACACACGGATGGCGTACACCGAGCCATTGGCGGACGAGAAGGCCGTCACCGCTATTGCTTTCATGCACCGGGCCAGGATCTGGTTCGCCGCGCACGGCATCACCCACATCGAGAAGATCGTCACCGACAACGGTGCCTGCTACCGCGCCGACGCCTTCACCCGGGCCCTGCTCGGCGCCAAGCACAAACGGACTAAGCCCTACACCCCCAAGCACAACGGGAAAGTGGAGCGATACAACCGGATTATCGCCGAAGAGCTTCTGTACGCCCGCACCTGGTCTAGCGAGGCCGAGCGATCGGCCGCCGTCGCGGTATGGAACATCCACTTCAACTACCACCGACCGCACGGCGCGGCTAGCGGCAGACCACCAGCATCGCTCGCGCCAGCAGCCGTCACCAACGTCATGGCCTCATACAACTAG
- a CDS encoding type II toxin-antitoxin system PemK/MazF family toxin — protein sequence MSSAPLRGQVFRVDLGHGAKPWLVVSNNARNAKLDTVIAVRITTTTKRTHLPTVVALEPADQLVGAVLVDDLVQLYQDELTTPLGVLTPRTLTAVSAALRVALP from the coding sequence GTGAGTTCGGCGCCGCTGCGCGGGCAGGTCTTCCGCGTCGACCTGGGCCACGGCGCGAAGCCGTGGCTGGTGGTCAGCAACAACGCTCGTAACGCCAAGCTCGACACGGTGATCGCTGTGCGGATCACGACCACGACCAAGCGCACTCATCTGCCGACCGTGGTCGCTCTCGAGCCAGCCGACCAGCTCGTCGGTGCCGTGCTCGTCGACGACCTGGTGCAGCTGTACCAGGACGAGCTCACCACGCCGCTCGGGGTGCTCACGCCGCGCACGTTGACCGCCGTCAGCGCCGCCCTTCGTGTCGCCTTGCCGTGA
- a CDS encoding TetR/AcrR family transcriptional regulator, which translates to MYFGTLQSMPTARADKQRDLLDGALRVFARDGYSRASIDAIAEAAGVSTRTIYNHYGDKAGLFKAVILDSAARVADHEIALADRLLAHIVDLQTDLAAFGLAWSAPDPATADHFALIRQIHADSAHIDGETLAAWQAAGPVRVRNAIAAHLRAHSTAGLLHINDENIAALQLIQLTAGSVTAAPDTRSERIVRAGVNTFLAAYRPQKAHSSGR; encoded by the coding sequence TTGTATTTCGGCACACTGCAGAGCATGCCTACAGCAAGAGCGGACAAGCAACGTGACCTACTGGATGGAGCGCTGCGCGTCTTCGCCCGCGATGGCTACAGTCGCGCCAGCATCGACGCCATAGCCGAGGCCGCTGGTGTCTCGACGCGTACCATCTACAACCACTACGGCGACAAAGCGGGGCTGTTCAAAGCAGTCATCCTCGACAGCGCAGCCCGCGTCGCAGACCACGAGATCGCTTTGGCCGACCGACTCTTGGCCCACATCGTCGACCTCCAGACGGACCTGGCCGCTTTCGGACTCGCGTGGTCCGCCCCCGACCCGGCAACGGCTGACCACTTCGCGCTCATCCGGCAGATCCACGCCGACTCAGCCCACATCGACGGCGAGACCCTCGCCGCCTGGCAAGCGGCCGGCCCGGTCCGCGTCCGAAACGCCATAGCCGCCCATCTCAGAGCACACTCAACAGCGGGCCTACTCCACATCAACGACGAGAACATCGCCGCGCTCCAACTCATTCAACTCACCGCAGGCAGCGTCACGGCTGCTCCCGACACCCGCTCGGAACGGATCGTCCGCGCCGGCGTCAACACCTTCCTCGCCGCATACCGACCTCAGAAAGCTCACTCATCGGGCCGCTAA
- a CDS encoding DHA2 family efflux MFS transporter permease subunit: protein MCWVVVFGAFASGLDASLVNIGLDTISRELHATLGVTQWVASAYLVALGLSLPLAGWLSRRFGTGRVWLTALATFTVASALCGLAPNIGLLIAARVLQGLAGGVLIPAGQTLLGQAVGPDRLGRVMGTLGIAVSAAPAVGPLVGGLLLHALPWPWLFAINIPIGAAGLLVGRRYIPRGTPETTKSIDKSGLALITIGIPLVVFAVTQWGNSQSISATTAVLAAAGVLALVGFVAHAARTTNPLLDMRLYRNVAYRAGAIAAAFAGALVFGSGIVQTLYFQIGRDQDTIHAGLSLFGVASATVVFAPLTGRWVDRYGPARISLIGAVLAIATTAPFVALPVHASSWIIQPLLIAYGAAVAMVATPANVAAYKAVKATQLPDAITQVNIIQRVAGSLGGAICAVLIASRLPDTTDAFRVAFTALTICAVGALLGAILIYRTSRQENNQ from the coding sequence ATGTGTTGGGTGGTCGTCTTCGGCGCCTTCGCCAGCGGCTTGGACGCGTCACTGGTGAACATCGGCCTGGACACGATCAGCCGCGAGTTGCACGCAACCCTCGGTGTCACACAATGGGTCGCCAGTGCCTACCTTGTGGCGTTGGGACTGTCCCTTCCGTTGGCCGGTTGGCTCAGTCGCCGGTTCGGCACCGGACGGGTCTGGCTCACCGCGCTGGCAACCTTCACCGTGGCATCCGCGCTGTGCGGCCTCGCGCCGAACATCGGCCTGCTGATCGCCGCACGAGTCCTGCAAGGCCTCGCTGGCGGTGTACTCATACCGGCCGGGCAAACGTTGCTGGGCCAGGCAGTCGGACCCGACCGGCTCGGCCGCGTGATGGGCACGCTCGGAATTGCCGTCAGCGCCGCACCAGCCGTCGGCCCGCTCGTCGGGGGTCTTCTGCTGCACGCCTTGCCGTGGCCATGGCTGTTCGCGATCAACATCCCTATCGGCGCCGCCGGACTCCTCGTGGGACGCCGCTACATCCCCCGCGGAACCCCCGAGACAACGAAGAGCATCGACAAATCGGGCCTGGCCCTCATCACCATCGGGATCCCGCTCGTCGTGTTCGCAGTGACGCAATGGGGAAACTCCCAATCGATCAGCGCCACCACCGCCGTACTCGCCGCGGCTGGAGTCCTGGCTCTGGTCGGTTTCGTCGCACACGCCGCCCGCACCACCAACCCGCTGCTGGACATGCGCCTCTACCGCAACGTCGCGTATCGCGCCGGAGCCATCGCCGCGGCCTTCGCCGGTGCCTTGGTGTTCGGCAGCGGAATCGTGCAAACCCTGTACTTCCAGATCGGCCGAGACCAGGACACCATCCACGCCGGGCTCAGCTTGTTCGGCGTGGCTAGCGCGACCGTTGTGTTCGCTCCACTCACGGGCAGATGGGTGGACCGTTACGGCCCGGCCCGGATCTCGCTCATCGGTGCTGTCCTCGCGATAGCGACCACTGCCCCTTTCGTAGCCCTGCCAGTGCACGCATCAAGCTGGATCATTCAGCCGCTGCTGATCGCCTACGGAGCCGCAGTCGCCATGGTCGCCACCCCGGCGAACGTCGCCGCATACAAGGCGGTGAAAGCGACGCAGCTGCCCGACGCCATCACCCAGGTCAACATCATCCAACGAGTCGCCGGCTCCCTGGGCGGGGCGATCTGCGCCGTCCTGATCGCGTCCCGACTCCCGGACACAACCGACGCCTTCCGCGTCGCCTTCACCGCACTCACCATCTGCGCGGTCGGCGCACTCCTCGGAGCGATCCTCATCTACCGGACAAGTCGGCAGGAAAACAACCAGTGA
- a CDS encoding NADPH-dependent FMN reductase — translation MDKLLTSDQPVRLAVVVGSTRPGRRGPQVAEWLREAATTHLGERATLEVVDLARFGLPLLDEPMPAAIGDYRNSHTKTWAATIDKFDGFIFVAPEYNHSMPAALKNAIDFLFAEWNNKAAGFVSYGLNGGTRAVEHLRLSLAEVQVATVRSQVALGLFTDFDIPDMTQPGTFAPADHHHEVMRRMLDELADWALALRLLRQRAGR, via the coding sequence ATGGACAAACTACTGACGTCAGATCAGCCCGTTCGGCTTGCCGTTGTGGTGGGCAGTACCCGACCGGGGCGCAGGGGACCCCAAGTCGCCGAGTGGCTCCGGGAAGCCGCTACGACACACCTGGGTGAGCGGGCCACCCTCGAAGTGGTCGACCTTGCCCGGTTCGGCCTGCCGCTGTTGGACGAGCCAATGCCAGCGGCCATCGGCGACTACCGCAACTCGCATACCAAGACATGGGCGGCCACTATCGACAAGTTTGACGGGTTCATCTTCGTCGCGCCCGAGTACAACCACTCGATGCCGGCAGCGCTGAAGAACGCGATCGATTTCCTGTTCGCCGAGTGGAACAACAAGGCAGCTGGCTTCGTCAGTTACGGACTCAACGGCGGCACGCGCGCCGTCGAACACCTGCGGCTGTCGTTGGCGGAAGTCCAGGTCGCCACGGTCCGGTCACAGGTCGCGCTTGGCTTGTTCACCGACTTCGACATCCCCGATATGACCCAACCGGGCACCTTCGCTCCTGCCGACCACCACCACGAGGTCATGCGCCGGATGCTCGACGAGCTTGCCGACTGGGCCCTGGCCCTACGCCTGCTGCGGCAACGCGCAGGCCGATGA